In one window of Nesterenkonia sandarakina DNA:
- a CDS encoding GNAT family N-acetyltransferase, with amino-acid sequence MPQPSEPPVTLERTLEEIWPPFGLRIESPRLELRVVRETDFPAYVAAASSGVTHTTRNPFRQAWNEKDPEALIKASLPFLWSTRSAVSPEHWHLAFGVFLKDSGDETSTAGQPGPGQPGPGQPGRGQPAELIGVQDCYAHDWPILRTVSSGSWLRADRQGQGLGTEARAAMLLWAFDHFGAEYAESGAYTWNERSRRVSESLGYFTSGTQRVPDAHGVEPEWEHLFRLPKNDLLRPGFQIQVTGNAELKRFFGDD; translated from the coding sequence ATGCCCCAGCCCAGCGAGCCCCCGGTGACCCTCGAGAGAACTCTGGAGGAGATCTGGCCGCCCTTCGGCCTGCGCATCGAGTCTCCCCGCCTTGAGCTGCGCGTCGTGCGCGAGACCGACTTCCCCGCCTACGTGGCCGCCGCAAGCTCTGGGGTCACACACACCACCCGGAATCCCTTCCGCCAAGCCTGGAATGAGAAGGACCCGGAAGCGCTCATCAAGGCGTCGCTGCCGTTTCTCTGGTCCACCCGCTCCGCGGTGAGCCCGGAGCACTGGCATCTGGCATTCGGGGTCTTCCTCAAAGACTCCGGCGACGAGACTTCCACAGCCGGGCAGCCCGGACCTGGGCAGCCCGGACCTGGACAGCCTGGGCGCGGACAGCCTGCCGAGCTGATCGGGGTGCAGGACTGCTACGCCCACGACTGGCCCATCCTGCGCACGGTCAGTTCCGGCAGCTGGCTGCGCGCGGACCGGCAGGGTCAGGGCCTGGGCACCGAGGCTCGAGCGGCGATGCTGCTCTGGGCCTTCGACCACTTCGGCGCGGAATACGCCGAGTCGGGCGCCTATACCTGGAACGAACGCTCCCGCCGGGTCTCCGAATCCCTGGGTTACTTCACTTCCGGCACCCAGCGGGTCCCCGACGCCCACGGGGTCGAACCGGAGTGGGAGCACCTGTTCCGGCTGCCGAAGAACGACCTGCTCCGTCCGGGCTTCCAGATCCAGGTGACGGGCAACGCCGAGCTCAAGCGCTTCTTCGGCGATGACTGA